Proteins from a genomic interval of Diaphorobacter sp. HDW4A:
- a CDS encoding NAD(P)/FAD-dependent oxidoreductase, which translates to MPSHSVDTIDTIDRRAVLTRALAGAATVAAPGWVRAQNASAHVVVIGGGFGGATAARYLREYAPQLRITLVEPEPRFFTCPFSNLYLAGLRSWESIGHGFDGLRAAGIDVIHARAEDVDSSARAVKLSNGRSLNYDRLVLSPGVDMRWNAIAGYDEQAAQKAPHAWKAGAQTQLLRKQMAAMDDGGTFVMTIPDNPFRCPPGPYERAAMVAHYFKQHKPRSKVLLLDAKDNFSKKAQFQQGWKVLYGDMIEWVGLADDGLVTRVDAATLEVETNFGTRHKASVLNVIPPQKAGFIAERAGVTDASGWVPVRAETFESRQVKGVYVLGDATIAAPMPKSGFAANTQGKLAAAAIATELTGRPLPAAVYANTCYSLIGTDYGISVAGVYRAQEGKLIEMPDSGGVSPMDGNAAFRAAEARYGATWYAAISADIWDR; encoded by the coding sequence ATGCCCTCCCACTCCGTCGACACCATCGACACCATCGATCGCCGCGCAGTGCTGACCCGCGCGCTCGCAGGCGCCGCCACCGTGGCTGCGCCGGGCTGGGTGCGCGCGCAGAACGCATCCGCCCATGTCGTCGTCATCGGCGGCGGCTTCGGCGGGGCCACGGCCGCACGCTATCTGCGCGAATATGCGCCGCAACTGCGCATCACGCTGGTCGAGCCCGAACCGCGCTTCTTCACCTGCCCTTTCTCCAATCTCTATCTTGCGGGTCTGCGCAGCTGGGAGAGCATCGGCCACGGCTTCGACGGCCTGCGCGCTGCGGGCATCGATGTAATCCACGCGCGCGCGGAAGACGTGGACAGCTCCGCGCGCGCCGTGAAGCTATCGAACGGCCGGTCTCTCAACTATGACCGCCTCGTCCTCTCACCCGGCGTGGACATGCGCTGGAACGCCATTGCAGGCTATGACGAGCAGGCCGCACAGAAGGCGCCGCATGCCTGGAAGGCCGGTGCGCAGACGCAACTGCTGCGCAAGCAGATGGCGGCGATGGACGACGGCGGCACCTTCGTCATGACCATCCCCGACAACCCGTTCCGCTGCCCGCCCGGCCCGTATGAACGCGCGGCAATGGTGGCGCACTACTTCAAACAGCACAAGCCGCGCAGCAAAGTCCTGCTGCTCGACGCCAAGGACAATTTTTCAAAAAAGGCGCAGTTCCAGCAGGGCTGGAAGGTGCTGTACGGTGACATGATCGAATGGGTGGGCCTTGCGGACGATGGCCTCGTCACGCGTGTTGATGCAGCCACGCTCGAGGTCGAGACCAACTTCGGCACACGCCACAAGGCCAGCGTGCTCAACGTGATTCCGCCGCAGAAAGCGGGCTTCATCGCCGAACGCGCAGGCGTGACCGACGCGAGCGGCTGGGTGCCCGTGCGCGCCGAGACCTTTGAGTCTCGGCAGGTCAAAGGCGTCTATGTACTGGGCGACGCCACCATTGCAGCGCCCATGCCCAAGTCAGGCTTTGCCGCCAATACGCAAGGCAAGCTGGCCGCAGCCGCTATCGCCACGGAACTCACCGGCAGACCGCTGCCCGCTGCTGTGTACGCCAACACCTGCTACAGCCTGATCGGTACGGACTACGGCATCTCCGTCGCGGGCGTGTACCGCGCGCAAGAAGGCAAGCTCATCGAAATGCCCGACTCCGGCGGCGTGAGCCCGATGGACGGAAACGCCGCGTTCCGCGCGGCCGAGGCACGCTACGGCGCGACCTGGTACGCCGCCATCAGCGCCGACATCTGGGACCGCTGA
- a CDS encoding YeeE/YedE family protein: MDASSNSTLLWAGFALGCAFGAAARLSRFCLLRGLREWLTPTAPQARRHGAPALQAFALALAIALLATQWLAQAGQIDLGTAQTVRGNISVVGMLIGGLLFGIGMTLARACGARALVLLAGGNLRALITLLCMAMAAQATLTGVLFPVRQWLQGFGLVTLPHATLPALLQQGAGLPSMAALIVAVGLPVAALLAYALWQPALRRSAAQLVGAIVIGALVAAGWWITGHVGIDPFEPVPLTSLSFVGPVAEALLYLQLAVGRTLNIGPAIVVGTLCGAAAMALVTRTARWEGFDSPARFAASAIGGLLMGLGGVLAVGCTIGQGLSGLSTLAIASLPAVFGIAAGAVLTIQIQSTIFHTQPEGLPA, encoded by the coding sequence ATGGACGCCTCTTCCAACTCCACCCTCCTCTGGGCCGGTTTCGCACTTGGCTGCGCGTTTGGCGCGGCGGCACGCTTGAGCCGCTTCTGCCTGCTGCGCGGCCTGCGCGAATGGCTCACGCCCACCGCGCCGCAAGCCCGCCGTCACGGCGCTCCCGCGCTGCAGGCATTCGCACTCGCACTGGCCATCGCACTGCTCGCCACCCAATGGCTGGCCCAAGCGGGGCAGATCGATCTCGGAACAGCTCAAACCGTGCGCGGCAATATCTCCGTCGTCGGCATGCTGATCGGCGGCCTGCTGTTCGGCATCGGCATGACGCTAGCGCGCGCCTGCGGTGCCCGCGCGCTGGTGCTGCTCGCGGGCGGCAATCTGCGTGCGCTGATCACCCTGCTGTGCATGGCAATGGCCGCGCAGGCCACGCTCACCGGCGTGCTGTTTCCGGTGCGCCAGTGGCTGCAGGGCTTTGGCCTCGTCACGCTGCCACATGCCACATTGCCCGCACTGCTTCAACAAGGCGCTGGCCTACCGAGCATGGCAGCGCTGATCGTCGCCGTGGGCCTGCCCGTGGCGGCCCTGCTTGCCTACGCCCTGTGGCAACCGGCCCTGCGCCGCAGCGCCGCGCAACTGGTCGGCGCCATCGTCATAGGTGCGCTGGTAGCCGCTGGTTGGTGGATCACCGGGCATGTCGGCATCGACCCGTTCGAGCCCGTTCCGCTCACCTCACTGAGCTTCGTCGGCCCGGTCGCAGAAGCGCTGCTCTATCTGCAACTGGCCGTGGGGCGCACGCTCAACATCGGCCCGGCCATCGTCGTCGGCACGCTCTGCGGCGCGGCCGCCATGGCGCTCGTCACGCGCACCGCGCGCTGGGAGGGATTCGACAGCCCTGCGCGCTTTGCCGCATCCGCCATCGGCGGCCTGCTCATGGGCCTGGGCGGTGTGCTGGCCGTGGGCTGCACTATCGGCCAAGGCCTCAGCGGCCTCTCGACGCTCGCCATTGCAAGCCTGCCCGCCGTGTTCGGCATCGCGGCCGGTGCGGTGCTGACAATCCAGATTCAATCCACCATTTTTCACACGCAACCAGAGGGACTACCAGCATGA
- a CDS encoding FAD-dependent oxidoreductase: MKRRNFLITPSALALGAAAAAPGLAMAAPTIITPQSRILPREGKGPRIVICGGGWGGMTAARYLRELIPNSDVVLLERNPTFWSGPMSNKWLIDVVNTDFVNHDMLRPANKYGYKLLQCEVNGFERDKKLVRTSLGVIDYDYLILSGGIRNDYEAWFGNDQRAIDYTRKHFPNAYIPNQEMFALKQKVKDFKGGTLVMTLPPPPHRCPPSPYERACLIAWHIKKNKIPGKIVILDPKPKIAPIGVGYKQAFDELYPDIITHVPNARVQEVDPFNKKIKTAAGEFKFDDAILMPPHQAAEMVWHADLIGKTPDGKPTGWADMHPRLFNARSDENVYFVGDLMGTISDQFGHYPKSGHVANYIGRIVAQNIAQRVAGKEVTLLLPDNLCYMMVNGDPQEEISVKFEYEVDPTGKVIQTQIDMDVRTADLVKEDFAWARSKFSDFLAI; this comes from the coding sequence ATGAAACGTCGCAATTTCCTCATCACGCCATCCGCACTCGCTTTGGGCGCAGCGGCGGCCGCTCCGGGTCTTGCCATGGCGGCCCCCACCATCATTACGCCGCAATCGCGCATCCTCCCGCGCGAAGGCAAGGGCCCGCGCATCGTGATCTGCGGTGGCGGCTGGGGCGGCATGACCGCCGCGCGCTATCTGCGCGAGCTGATCCCCAACTCCGACGTGGTGCTGCTCGAGCGCAACCCCACATTCTGGTCCGGCCCGATGAGCAACAAGTGGCTCATCGACGTGGTGAACACCGACTTCGTCAACCACGACATGCTGCGTCCCGCCAACAAATACGGCTACAAGCTGCTGCAGTGCGAGGTCAACGGCTTCGAGCGCGACAAGAAGCTGGTGCGCACCTCACTCGGCGTGATCGACTACGACTACCTGATCCTCTCGGGCGGCATCCGCAACGACTACGAGGCGTGGTTCGGCAACGACCAGCGCGCCATCGACTACACGCGCAAGCACTTCCCCAATGCCTACATTCCGAATCAGGAAATGTTCGCGCTCAAGCAGAAGGTCAAGGACTTCAAGGGCGGCACGCTGGTCATGACGCTGCCGCCGCCACCGCACCGCTGCCCGCCCTCGCCCTACGAGCGCGCCTGCCTGATCGCATGGCACATCAAGAAGAACAAGATCCCCGGCAAGATCGTCATTCTCGACCCCAAGCCCAAGATCGCGCCCATCGGCGTGGGCTACAAGCAGGCCTTCGACGAGCTGTATCCCGACATCATCACCCACGTGCCCAACGCGCGCGTGCAGGAGGTCGATCCGTTCAACAAGAAGATCAAGACCGCCGCGGGCGAGTTCAAGTTTGACGACGCCATCCTCATGCCCCCCCATCAGGCCGCCGAAATGGTCTGGCATGCCGATCTCATCGGCAAGACTCCCGACGGCAAGCCCACCGGCTGGGCCGACATGCACCCGCGCCTGTTCAACGCGCGCAGCGACGAGAACGTCTATTTCGTTGGCGACCTCATGGGCACCATCTCCGACCAGTTCGGCCACTACCCCAAGAGCGGCCACGTGGCCAACTACATCGGCCGCATCGTCGCGCAGAACATCGCGCAGCGCGTGGCGGGCAAGGAAGTCACGCTGCTGCTGCCCGACAACCTCTGCTACATGATGGTCAACGGCGACCCGCAGGAAGAGATCTCGGTGAAGTTCGAATACGAGGTCGATCCCACCGGTAAGGTCATCCAGACGCAGATCGACATGGACGTGCGCACCGCCGATCTGGTGAAGGAAGATTTCGCCTGGGCCCGCAGCAAGTTCAGTGACTTTTTGGCGATCTGA
- a CDS encoding thiosulfate oxidation carrier protein SoxY — protein sequence MSATSNKHVTRRTLIAGAASAGAALTLPAVAQTTAQPAAKSPLVGPLAPNPVEFKKMLDEFTRGKTPKTEGLWLDVSVLADNPSAVPVKVKVDLPITDKDWCEEIIVLAELNPSPLACRVKFTQANGTAEAAVRVRLSQTQTLHALARMKSGQVLAAKQAVTVAASGCGM from the coding sequence ATGAGCGCAACATCCAACAAGCACGTCACTCGCCGCACGCTGATCGCGGGCGCCGCGAGTGCCGGTGCAGCGCTCACGCTCCCGGCCGTCGCGCAGACGACTGCGCAGCCCGCAGCCAAGTCGCCACTGGTCGGCCCGCTCGCGCCCAATCCGGTCGAGTTCAAGAAGATGCTCGACGAGTTCACGCGCGGCAAAACGCCAAAGACCGAGGGCCTGTGGCTCGACGTCTCGGTGCTCGCCGACAACCCGAGCGCCGTACCCGTCAAGGTCAAGGTCGATCTGCCGATCACCGACAAGGACTGGTGCGAAGAAATTATCGTGCTCGCCGAGCTCAACCCCTCGCCCCTCGCCTGCCGCGTGAAGTTCACCCAGGCCAACGGCACGGCCGAAGCCGCAGTGCGCGTTCGCCTGTCGCAGACGCAGACCCTCCACGCACTCGCCCGCATGAAGAGCGGCCAGGTGCTCGCGGCCAAACAAGCCGTCACCGTGGCCGCCAGCGGCTGCGGAATGTGA
- the soxZ gene encoding thiosulfate oxidation carrier complex protein SoxZ, with translation MNNGKPPRIWVSNATPKKGEVIRVRAQIEHIMESGLRTDADGKIRPRNIVTAFEARLGNALLFIWEPGISISQNPYIEFTFLARESGDLNFLWKDDTGETLSAKKAIAVA, from the coding sequence ATGAACAACGGCAAACCCCCACGCATCTGGGTAAGCAACGCCACGCCGAAAAAAGGCGAGGTTATCCGCGTGCGCGCCCAGATCGAACACATCATGGAAAGCGGCCTGCGCACCGACGCCGACGGCAAGATCCGCCCACGCAACATCGTCACGGCCTTCGAGGCCCGCCTCGGCAACGCGCTGCTGTTCATCTGGGAACCCGGCATCAGCATCTCGCAGAACCCCTACATCGAATTCACGTTTCTGGCACGCGAAAGCGGCGATCTGAATTTTTTGTGGAAGGACGATACGGGGGAAACGCTGAGCGCCAAGAAAGCCATTGCAGTCGCCTGA
- a CDS encoding YkgJ family cysteine cluster protein: MTSSSEHPCLTCGACCASFRVDFAVEETQECGGSVPDGLVVPVTDYTARMRGTDHASPRCAALTGKVGVKAACGIYEWRPSPCREFEAGSDACQRARARHGMPVLDDPLAA, translated from the coding sequence ATGACCTCCTCTTCAGAACATCCCTGCCTCACCTGCGGCGCCTGCTGCGCCAGTTTTCGCGTCGATTTTGCAGTCGAGGAAACGCAGGAATGCGGCGGCAGCGTGCCCGATGGGCTGGTGGTTCCGGTCACCGACTACACCGCCCGCATGCGCGGCACCGATCATGCTTCGCCGCGCTGCGCAGCGCTTACCGGTAAGGTTGGCGTGAAGGCCGCCTGCGGCATCTATGAGTGGCGGCCCTCGCCCTGCCGCGAATTCGAGGCTGGGTCAGATGCCTGCCAGCGGGCGCGGGCTCGGCATGGCATGCCGGTGCTGGATGATCCACTCGCGGCATAG
- the kynB gene encoding arylformamidase has protein sequence MSDSQSPPSHASSPRIWDISAPVHVGTPVFPGDTEYSQQWNATISPGCPVNVATITLSPHVGTHADAPLHYDAQGATAGHVPLDAYIGPCRVIHAIGHGALIRWEDIAHAVNGLPSRVLVRTYRRMPVDRWDAELTAYAPETVERLADLGVRLIGIDTASIDPANSKTLDSHQILRRRDMRVLENLVLDDVAEGDYELIALPLKLTTADASPVRAILRELVV, from the coding sequence ATGAGCGATTCGCAATCCCCACCATCCCACGCCAGCAGCCCCAGAATTTGGGACATCTCCGCCCCCGTGCATGTCGGCACGCCGGTCTTTCCGGGGGACACCGAATACTCGCAGCAATGGAACGCCACCATCTCACCGGGCTGCCCGGTGAACGTGGCGACGATCACGCTGTCGCCCCATGTGGGCACGCATGCCGATGCGCCTCTGCACTACGACGCGCAGGGCGCGACGGCGGGCCATGTGCCGCTCGATGCCTACATCGGCCCCTGCCGCGTGATCCATGCCATCGGCCATGGCGCGCTGATCCGCTGGGAAGACATCGCGCATGCAGTGAACGGCCTGCCGTCGCGCGTGCTGGTGCGCACCTACCGCCGCATGCCCGTGGACCGCTGGGACGCGGAGCTCACCGCCTATGCGCCCGAGACGGTCGAGCGGCTGGCCGACCTTGGCGTGCGGCTCATCGGCATCGACACCGCGAGCATCGACCCGGCCAACAGTAAGACGCTGGATTCGCACCAGATCCTCCGCCGCCGCGACATGCGCGTGCTCGAGAATCTGGTGCTCGACGACGTCGCGGAAGGCGACTACGAACTCATCGCCCTGCCGCTCAAGCTCACCACGGCCGATGCCTCGCCGGTGCGCGCCATCCTGCGCGAACTTGTCGTCTAG
- a CDS encoding L-lactate permease codes for MQLIWSALPVLVVIVALFAGVRSLHAALLGVVLALVGMAAAFPLTGDAAFSALRVWLPVLVEVLLIVGGGLLLSEVLRVAGAQKALAQWILARTGHGVGAVLLVVHGVTPFAESLTGFGIGITIGIPLLVHCGLSARKVAVIGLLGLCAVPWGSMGPGTLIAATMAGLPLDALGVASAYVSVIPFVITGVVAAWLASEPGARGGAVAQGTVSGLLLTVAVAVANLTVGTAPAGALGALVMILLFLARGHFGARKATEGAARVALGALGALGARALTAYAVLLFGVLLAGVVLRVLQLSPALHVLASPGVWLFIAALYFSRGLPPQAVLRSSAKSWSQVAPVTGLFIVLGVLMAVSGMAAQLARALSAGGVAYLFAAPFVGALGGFATGSNTGANAMFAATQAEIARALSVPLLPFMAVHNVSAALLLMASPGKIEMACHLAPPEALQSRRWVQMTVLWTDMAAVALMALLNVLLGLYLR; via the coding sequence ATGCAGCTGATTTGGAGTGCGCTGCCGGTCTTGGTGGTGATTGTGGCGCTGTTTGCGGGCGTGCGGTCGCTGCATGCCGCGTTGTTGGGCGTGGTGTTGGCGCTGGTGGGTATGGCGGCGGCGTTTCCGCTCACGGGCGATGCCGCTTTTTCCGCGCTGCGCGTGTGGCTGCCGGTGCTGGTGGAGGTGCTGCTGATCGTGGGCGGCGGGCTGCTGCTGTCGGAGGTGCTGCGCGTGGCGGGCGCGCAGAAGGCGCTCGCGCAATGGATTCTTGCGCGCACCGGCCACGGCGTGGGCGCGGTGCTGCTGGTGGTGCATGGCGTCACGCCGTTTGCGGAATCACTGACGGGCTTTGGCATCGGCATCACCATCGGCATTCCGCTGCTGGTGCATTGCGGGCTGTCTGCGCGCAAGGTGGCTGTGATCGGTCTGCTGGGGCTGTGCGCCGTGCCGTGGGGCTCCATGGGGCCGGGCACGCTGATTGCAGCGACGATGGCGGGACTGCCGCTCGATGCGCTGGGCGTGGCGTCGGCCTATGTGAGCGTGATTCCGTTCGTGATTACCGGCGTGGTGGCCGCATGGCTGGCGAGCGAGCCCGGTGCGCGTGGCGGGGCGGTGGCGCAGGGCACTGTTTCGGGGCTGCTGCTGACGGTGGCGGTGGCCGTGGCCAACCTCACGGTGGGGACGGCACCTGCGGGGGCGCTGGGCGCGCTGGTGATGATTCTGTTGTTCCTCGCTCGCGGGCATTTCGGGGCGCGCAAGGCAACCGAAGGCGCGGCGCGCGTAGCGCTTGGTGCGCTGGGTGCGCTGGGTGCGCGGGCACTCACGGCCTATGCGGTGCTGCTGTTCGGCGTATTGTTGGCTGGTGTGGTTTTGCGCGTGCTGCAGCTCTCGCCAGCTCTGCATGTGCTGGCGTCGCCGGGCGTGTGGCTGTTCATCGCGGCGCTGTATTTTTCACGAGGGCTGCCACCACAGGCAGTGCTCAGAAGCAGCGCGAAATCCTGGTCGCAGGTGGCACCTGTAACGGGCCTGTTCATCGTGCTCGGCGTGCTGATGGCTGTCTCAGGCATGGCTGCGCAACTGGCGCGCGCGCTGTCTGCCGGGGGCGTGGCGTATCTGTTTGCTGCGCCGTTCGTGGGGGCGCTGGGCGGCTTCGCGACGGGCTCGAACACGGGTGCGAATGCGATGTTCGCCGCCACGCAGGCCGAGATCGCACGTGCGCTCTCCGTGCCGCTGCTGCCCTTCATGGCGGTGCACAACGTGAGTGCGGCGCTGCTGCTGATGGCCTCGCCCGGCAAGATCGAGATGGCCTGCCACCTCGCCCCGCCCGAGGCGCTGCAGAGCCGCCGCTGGGTTCAGATGACCGTGCTGTGGACGGATATGGCGGCGGTCGCGCTGATGGCGCTGCTCAACGTGTTGTTGGGCCTGTATTTGCGTTAG
- a CDS encoding XRE family transcriptional regulator, giving the protein MPSHEISSPAEPDVQFGLAVRSRRSQLGITLDQLAEASGVSPGALSRVERGLLGASLRNALAIARGLGCELGELIQSEGEVQITRKGEYRRYVHEESGVERLALAHPSPGLELVQYRLPPGAESSHFAAHRAGTREVFHILEGDVRVWIGQESVLLNAGDTAVLDMDTEHRFANEGRKTARLMLLVIAPMK; this is encoded by the coding sequence ATGCCTTCTCACGAAATTTCATCCCCCGCAGAACCCGATGTGCAATTCGGCCTCGCCGTGCGGTCCCGCCGCTCGCAGCTCGGCATCACGCTCGACCAACTCGCCGAAGCCAGCGGCGTATCGCCCGGCGCACTCTCGCGCGTGGAGCGCGGCCTGCTCGGCGCGAGCCTGCGCAACGCGCTCGCGATCGCACGCGGCCTTGGCTGCGAACTTGGCGAGCTGATCCAATCGGAAGGCGAGGTGCAGATCACGCGCAAGGGGGAATATCGGCGCTACGTGCATGAGGAATCGGGCGTTGAACGCCTCGCTCTCGCCCACCCCTCGCCGGGACTCGAGCTGGTGCAATACCGCTTGCCGCCCGGTGCAGAATCAAGCCACTTCGCCGCCCACCGCGCGGGCACGCGCGAGGTATTCCATATTCTCGAAGGCGATGTGCGCGTGTGGATCGGCCAGGAATCCGTGCTGCTCAACGCGGGCGACACCGCCGTGCTAGACATGGACACCGAACACCGCTTCGCCAACGAAGGCCGCAAGACTGCGCGGCTCATGCTGCTGGTAATTGCCCCAATGAAATGA
- the kynA gene encoding tryptophan 2,3-dioxygenase produces MRDNPASSATANTTTTTESIVKDEKAKLDFSRDMSYGDYLHLDEILNAQHPLSPAHDEMLFIVQHQTSELWMKLMLHELRAAIAAIAGGTRADAFKMLARVSRIMEQLVSAWTVLSTMTPPEYSAMRPYLANSSGFQSYQYRSIEFSLGNKNAAMLKPHEHRSDLLAQVQTAYEAPSLYDVSLQLLAREGLNVPADRLQRDWTQPYEYSEGVEAAWLEVYRDPHKYWDLYQLGEKLADIEDAFRLWRFRHVTTVERVIGFKRGTGGTGGVSYLRKMLEVVLFPEIWRLRTAL; encoded by the coding sequence ATGCGAGACAACCCGGCCAGCAGCGCCACTGCAAACACGACCACCACCACCGAATCCATCGTCAAGGACGAAAAAGCCAAGCTCGATTTCAGCCGCGACATGAGCTATGGCGACTACCTGCATCTCGACGAGATCCTGAACGCTCAGCACCCCTTGTCGCCCGCGCATGACGAGATGCTGTTCATCGTGCAGCACCAGACCAGCGAACTCTGGATGAAGCTCATGCTGCATGAACTGCGCGCCGCCATCGCCGCCATCGCAGGCGGCACCCGCGCCGACGCCTTCAAGATGCTCGCCCGCGTGAGCCGCATCATGGAACAACTGGTCAGCGCCTGGACCGTGCTCTCCACCATGACCCCGCCCGAATACTCGGCCATGCGCCCTTACCTCGCCAATTCGAGCGGTTTCCAAAGTTATCAATACCGCAGCATCGAGTTCTCACTGGGCAATAAGAACGCCGCCATGCTCAAGCCCCACGAGCACCGCAGCGACCTGCTCGCCCAAGTGCAAACCGCCTACGAAGCACCCTCGCTCTACGACGTATCACTCCAACTGCTGGCCCGCGAAGGCCTCAACGTCCCCGCCGACCGCCTGCAACGCGACTGGACACAACCCTATGAATACAGCGAAGGCGTAGAAGCCGCCTGGCTGGAGGTCTACCGCGATCCGCACAAGTATTGGGACCTCTACCAGCTCGGCGAAAAACTCGCGGATATTGAAGACGCCTTCCGCCTCTGGCGTTTCCGCCATGTGACCACCGTGGAACGCGTGATCGGGTTCAAACGCGGGACGGGGGGGACTGGCGGGGTGAGTTATCTGCGGAAGATGTTGGAGGTGGTTCTGTTTCCGGAGATTTGGCGGTTGAGGACGGCGCTTTGA
- a CDS encoding adenosine deaminase, translating into MTFQVSAIDPARLPALLKAMPKAELHMHIEGSLEPEMIFALAERNGVKLAYDSVEALRRAYAFTDLQSFLDIYYAGASVLLKEQDFYDMARAYLDRAVADNVVRTEMFFDPQTHTDRGVPIAVVINGLHRACGDAEREQGISAALILCFLRHLSEEAAIATFKAALPYKDKFIGIGLDSSEVGHPPEKFARVFAMAKAEGLHLVAHAGEEGPPEYIWSALDVLHVERIDHGVQSVRDPKLMQRLAKDRIALTVCPLSNEKLCVFPTLADHNIKQLLEAGLVATVNSDDPAYFGGYMNTNFTRLFAEVPGLTAQHAYQLAFNSIYASFASVGDKGRWVRQLDEAFEEAAAAA; encoded by the coding sequence ATGACGTTCCAAGTATCCGCCATCGATCCCGCACGTCTGCCCGCGCTGCTCAAGGCCATGCCCAAGGCCGAACTGCACATGCACATCGAAGGTTCGCTCGAACCTGAAATGATCTTCGCGCTGGCCGAGCGCAACGGCGTCAAGCTCGCCTACGACAGCGTCGAAGCGCTGCGCCGCGCATACGCCTTCACCGATCTGCAGAGCTTTCTCGACATCTACTACGCCGGTGCGAGCGTGCTGCTCAAGGAGCAGGATTTCTACGACATGGCGCGCGCCTATCTCGACCGCGCCGTGGCTGACAACGTCGTGCGCACCGAGATGTTCTTCGACCCGCAGACCCACACCGACCGGGGCGTGCCCATAGCCGTGGTAATCAACGGCCTGCACCGCGCCTGCGGGGATGCCGAGCGTGAGCAGGGCATCTCTGCCGCGCTGATCCTGTGCTTTCTGCGGCACCTGTCTGAAGAAGCCGCCATCGCCACATTCAAGGCAGCGCTGCCGTACAAAGACAAATTCATCGGCATAGGCCTCGACAGCAGCGAGGTCGGCCACCCGCCCGAAAAGTTCGCCCGCGTCTTCGCCATGGCCAAGGCAGAGGGCCTGCATCTCGTCGCCCATGCCGGCGAAGAAGGCCCACCGGAATACATCTGGAGCGCGCTCGACGTGCTGCATGTGGAGCGCATAGACCACGGCGTGCAATCCGTGCGCGACCCGAAACTCATGCAACGCCTCGCCAAGGACCGCATCGCGCTCACCGTCTGCCCGCTGTCCAACGAAAAACTCTGCGTGTTCCCCACGCTGGCCGATCACAACATCAAACAACTGCTCGAAGCAGGCCTCGTCGCTACGGTGAACTCCGACGACCCGGCGTATTTCGGCGGCTACATGAACACCAACTTCACCCGCCTCTTTGCCGAAGTGCCAGGGCTTACGGCGCAACATGCTTACCAGTTGGCGTTCAACAGCATTTATGCCAGTTTTGCGTCGGTGGGGGATAAGGGGCGTTGGGTGAGGCAGTTGGACGAGGCGTTTGAAGAGGCCGCTGCGGCAGCTTGA
- a CDS encoding aromatic ring-hydroxylating dioxygenase subunit alpha has protein sequence MIENTLWHPVAQSHEVLQDAPLSVQLLDQPVVLWRNNEGAVQAFVDRCPHRGARLSMGRVENGHLECPYHGWQFASGGQCVKVPAVPDFVPPATQRVKAFDVQEAYGLVWVWLEQGEAATELPRFVGEEDAHLRKVNCGPYDVAASAPRIIENFLDMSHFGFVHEGWLGSRDATAMATYKVENTATGVLATGCKAVQPQSNLHSTQAAEVEYTYEVTAPYTAVLTKIPEEGSSKQGWREAIGLFICPLTADTSRVWFRLAVADFESTDAQLREFQHTIFVQDQPVLESQLPKALPLDPRAEMHSVADRMSSAYRRYLKASGITFGVC, from the coding sequence ATGATCGAAAACACCCTCTGGCACCCCGTCGCGCAATCGCACGAGGTGCTGCAAGACGCCCCACTGTCCGTGCAATTGCTCGACCAGCCAGTAGTCCTCTGGCGCAATAACGAAGGCGCCGTGCAGGCCTTTGTCGACCGCTGCCCGCATCGCGGTGCGCGCCTGTCGATGGGGCGTGTCGAGAATGGTCATCTCGAATGCCCATACCACGGCTGGCAGTTCGCATCGGGCGGTCAGTGCGTGAAGGTGCCAGCGGTGCCCGACTTCGTTCCGCCCGCAACGCAGCGCGTGAAGGCCTTCGATGTGCAGGAGGCCTACGGTCTCGTCTGGGTGTGGCTTGAACAGGGCGAGGCGGCTACAGAACTGCCGCGCTTCGTCGGCGAGGAAGATGCGCATCTGCGCAAGGTGAACTGTGGCCCTTACGACGTGGCCGCGAGCGCGCCGCGCATCATCGAGAATTTCCTCGACATGTCGCACTTTGGCTTCGTGCACGAAGGCTGGCTCGGCAGCCGCGACGCGACGGCCATGGCCACCTACAAGGTCGAGAACACCGCCACTGGCGTGCTCGCCACGGGATGCAAGGCCGTGCAGCCGCAGTCCAATCTGCATTCCACGCAGGCCGCCGAGGTCGAGTACACCTACGAAGTGACCGCTCCCTACACGGCAGTGCTCACCAAGATCCCGGAAGAGGGCAGCTCCAAGCAGGGCTGGCGCGAGGCCATCGGCCTGTTTATCTGCCCGCTCACGGCCGACACGTCGCGCGTGTGGTTCCGTTTGGCCGTGGCCGATTTTGAATCGACCGACGCGCAACTGCGTGAATTCCAGCACACGATTTTTGTGCAGGACCAGCCGGTTCTGGAGTCACAATTACCCAAGGCGCTGCCGCTCGATCCACGTGCGGAAATGCACTCGGTGGCGGACCGCATGTCCTCCGCCTACCGCCGTTACCTCAAGGCCAGCGGCATCACCTTTGGAGTTTGCTGA